The Impatiens glandulifera chromosome 3, dImpGla2.1, whole genome shotgun sequence genome contains a region encoding:
- the LOC124931088 gene encoding thioredoxin H2-like, with protein sequence MGAEYSTSMDDHDQTNNSNESGQVLAFHSLSKWRSHFDSYKATNKLMVIDFTATWCRPCALMEPFLEELATVYTDVEFIKIDVDELPGVAREYGVQAMPSFVLVKMGEMIDVVMGAKKEELKKRIDELRV encoded by the exons ATGGGAGCTGAATACTCAACATCCATGGATGATCATGATCAAACCAACAACTCCAATGAGTCAGGCCAGGTTCTTGCCTTCCATTCTTTATCAAAATGGAGGTCCCATTTTGATTCCTACAAAGCTACTAACAAGCTA aTGGTCATTGATTTTACCGCTACTTGGTGTCGGCCTTGTGCCCTCATGGAGCCATTCTTGGAGGAACTAGCTACCGTATACACTGATGTTGAGTTCATCAAGATTGATGTGGACGAGCTGCcg GGCGTGGCTAGAGAATATGGAGTGCAGGCGATGCCATCATTTGTGCTTGTAAAAATGGGCGAAATGATTGATGTGGTTATGGGAGCTAAGAAGGAAGAGCTAAAGAAAAGGATTGATGAGTTGAGGGTTTAG
- the LOC124929992 gene encoding mavicyanin-like, producing the protein MGSPLFILISYTIAIFILLTLHHYAGAGAMELKVGDSQGWIQPPQNQTTIYNQWASRNRFHVGDSLWFQYNNDSVLVVDKFDYYHCNSATPTAAYGDGNTTVRLDKPGPAYFISGNISHCMNGQRIVVQVMAIRPDFYSHPPESYGVAVAPSPSMSGSPAVDLGSLVLASIVVAISVALA; encoded by the exons ATGGGTTCTCCATTATTCATACTAATCTCATACACAATTGCAATATTTATACTATTAACCCTTCATCACTACGCCGGCGCCGGAGCTATGGAGTTGAAAGTCGGCGACTCACAAGGCTGGATTCAGCCACCACAAAATCAAACCACCATTTACAATCAATGGGCTTCAAGAAACAGATTCCATGTCGGCGATTCTCTAT GGTTCCAGTATAACAACGATTCAGTTCTAGTCGTTGACAAATTCGATTATTACCATTGTAATTCCGCTACTCCGACCGCCGCTTATGGCGATGGAAACACCACCGTTCGTCTTGATAAACCGGGTCCTGCTTATTTTATTAGTGGGAATATAAGTCATTGCATGAATGGTCAGAGGATTGTGGTTCAGGTTATGGCTATTCGTCCTGACTTTTATTCTCACCCGCCGGAATCTTATGGAGTTGCCGTCGCTCCGTCGCCGTCGATGTCTGGTTCTCCGGCAGTGGATCTTGGGAGTTTGGTTTTGGCTTCTATAGTAGTGGCTATTAGTGTTGCTCTAGCTTAA